The Paraburkholderia agricolaris genome includes the window GGGGCGGTTGCGTTCGACCACCGTGACGTCATGCGCCGGGTTCCGGCCCTTCATTAACAGGCCGAAGTACAAGCCGGCCGGGCCGCCGCCGATACATACGATACGCATGCTGACTCTCCAGTGGACTTTGCTCTGGAAAGTAATTTAGGCTTAGATAGTTTAAGTGTCAAGTAAATTGACGGGGTAATCGTATGGGTGGGCTTGGGGTGATCGGAAGAAATAAAGTCGGTCGGGGTGAAATATAGACATCCAACCGTCCCGTTGCCAGCAACTGGAGAGTGCCGCGAACGATTGAAATGAGTCTCGATCGAGATCGCGCCGCCATAAACACGGTCCCGGCGTTCAGCGCGGCGTTCCGGTCAAGCTCCTCGATGGGCCCGATGCCGGGCGCAAGAAAACGGTCGCCGCTTTGCTGTTGAGCTAGCGCGGGCCCATGCGCCGGCGACGCAGTAGCACGGCAGATTGGGAGGGGGCGCAGGTGCGTGCCGAGAGGTTTGGCCGATAGGTTTCGACGACCGCGGCATACTTGAATCGAAAAGCACCGAACAACAGCGCATCCATGCTGAATTCACTGCGGCGTGCCGTGCAATGCGGCATCAAATTTTTACGGAGCTTCCATAAAATGAATATCACAAAACGGAGACTCTGCGATGACGAATCTTGCCCTTCCTCCTCAGTTCGCTTTACCCCAAACCGCCGCACCGGTAGACGACGATCCGCAGGAAACGCTTGAGTGGCTTGAGGCGCTTGAAGCTGTCGTAGCGCATTGTGGGCAGGAACGCGGCCTTTTCCTGCTGCGCAAACTGCTTGACGCAGCGCCGCTGCTGGGACTGACGACAACGGTGCCAAGCAATACACCCTATGCCAACACAATTTCCGTTGAGCGCCAGCGACCCTATCCAGGTAATCTGAAAATCGAGGAGCGTATTACGGCTATTGTGCGTTGGAATGCACTCGCTATGGTGGTACGGGCGAACAAGGCCTATGGTGAGCTCGGTGGACACATCTCGAGCTATGCATCGGCGGCAGACCTCTTCGAACTCGGTTTCAATCATTTCTTCCGCGCGAAAAGCACGGTCGGCGGCAGCAACCAGGGCAGCGACCTTGTCTACTTTCAGCCCCATTCGGCGCCCGGCGTATATGCCCGCGCATTTCTCGAAGGGCGTTTGTCGGAACAGCAACTGGAGAACTTTCGCCGTGAGACAGGTGGCAAGGGGTTGTGCTCGTATCCGCACCCTTGGCTGATGCCCGACTTCTGGCAGTTTCCCACCGGGTCGATGGGGTTAGGCCCGATCCAGTCTGTCTACCAGGCGCGCTTCATGCGCTACCTCCAACATCGAGGGCTGGCGCAAACGGGCGAACGGCACGTATGGGGCGTGTTCGGCGACGGCGAGATGGATGAGCCGGAGTCGATCGGCGCCATCCCGCTGGCAGCGCGTGAGAAGCTCGATAACCTGACCTTCGTGATCAACTGCAACTTGCAACGTCTCGATGGTCCGGTGCGGGGCAATGGGCAAATCGTGCAGGAGTTGGAAGCGCTGTTTCGCGGCGCGGGCTGGAATGTGATCAAGGTGTTGTGGGGCAGCGCGTGGGATCCGATTTTCGCTCGCGACCACTCGGGCGCGTTGCTTCGTGCATTTGCGTCGACAATGGACGGCCAGTATCAGACTTATAAGGCGAAGGACGGGCAGTACGGGCTCGACCATTTCTTCGGCCAGAACGACGCGCTGAAGTCGCTCGTCACCCACATGACACCCGGTGATGTTGCGGCACTGAACCGCGGCGGACATGACTTGCGCAAGCTTTACGCAGCCTTCGACGCGGCACGCAAACACAAGGGGCAGCCCACCGTAATCCTCGCGAAGACGATTAAAGGTTACGGCATGGGTCGCGCCGGGGAGGCGCAAAACACGACGCATCAGCAGAAAAAACTCGATGTCGAGGCCCTGAAGGAGTTCCGCGACCGCTTCCAGCTTGGCCTCACGGACGATGACCTCGAGCACATGCGCTTTTACAAGCCGGCCGACGACAGCGAGGAAATGCGTTACCTGCATGAACGTCGCGAAGCGCTCGGCGGTTATCTCCCGGCACGGCAGAAACGAGCGGAGGCGGTCGCTGTGCCGCCGCTTGCGCAACATGCCCAGTTCGCATTGGCAGCGAGCGACAAGGAGATGTCAACGACCATGGCGATGGTGCGGATGTTGACCACACTCCTGAAAGACAAGGTGCTTGGGCCGCGTATCGTACCGATCGTCGCCGACGAGGCGCGCACCTTCGGGATGGCAAGCCTGTTCCGGCAAGTTGGGATCTATTCGTCGCAGGGGCAGTTATACGAGCCGGAAGATGCGGGTTCGATTTTGTACTACCGCGAGGACGTCAGCGGTCAGATTCTCGAAGAGGGTATTACCGAAGCCGGTGCGATGTCGTCATGGATCGCAGCCGGCACGTCCTACAGCACGCATGGTACCGCGATGCTGCCACTCTATATCTACTACTCGATGTTTGGCTTCCAGCGCATCGGCGATCTGATCTGGGCGGCAGCCGACCAGCGCGCGCGGGGGTTTCTGGTAGGCGCCACGGCCGGTCGCACGACGCTCTCGGGCGAAGGTTTGCAACACCAGGATGGCACGAGTCACGTCATGGCGGCAACCATTCCCAACTGCCGGGCGTACGATCCGGCGTATGCATACGAGCTGGCAGTGATCGTTGACGATGGTATGCGCAGAATGATGGAGCGGCAGGAGGATGTCTTCTACTACCTCACGGTAATGAACGAAAACTACGCTCAGCCGACGATGCCGGAGGGAGTCGAAGAGGATATCGTGCGCGGGATGTACCGCCTTGCGAGCGTGCAACCTGCTCAGTCACGCGGTAAGGTTCGTCTGCTCGGCAGCGGTACCATCCTGCGCGAGGTGGAGGCCGCCGCGCAGCTTCTCGCCGACGACTGGCAAATCGAAAGCGAAGTGTTCAGCGTAACGAGTTTCTCCGAACTCGAGCGCGACGCACGCGAGACTGCACGTCAGCGCTTGCATCATCCGGATGCGATCACTCCGCGTGCGCACCTCGAGACGATGCTGGCGGGCAAGGAGCCGGTGATTGCCGCCACCGACTATGTCCGGGCATATCCGCAATTGATCGCACCGTATCTTGCTGCTCCGTTCTCAGTTCTGGGTACCGACGGATTTGGTCGAAGCGACAATCGTGCTTCATTGCGCCGCTTCTTTGAAGTCGACCGCGCCTACATCTGTGTGACGTCGCTGCGCGCGCTTGCCGATCAGGGGCTGTTGCCGGCATCAGTCGTGAGCGACGCGCTGATCCGGTACGGCATGGACGCAAACAAGCCCAACCCGGCTACGGTCTAGCGGGACGGACAAGCATGAGAATCCTGTCGACTCTCAAGGAACCTGGTGTGAAAGAAAAAATCCTGATTACCCGCAAGGTGTTTCCGTCCGTGGTTGGGCGCCTCCGGGAGCATTTTGACGTCGAAATCAACGATGCGGACCACATATATGCGCCGAAAGAATTACGCGTGCGTCTACAGGGCAAAGTCGGGGCACTCGTGAGCGCGACGGAAATAATCGACGCGCCACTTGTGCAGGATTGCTCAACGCTACGAGCCGTTGCCAATATTGCGGTCGGATACAACAATCTGGATCTGGCGGCGCTGTCGGCGGCTGGCGTCGTGGCGACCAATACGCCGGACGTGCTGACTGAAACCACGGCCGATTTCGGCTGGGCGCTCCTCATGGCGACCGCGCGCCGCACAGGCGAAGCAGAGCGCTGGTTGAGGCTGGGTCTATGGGACAAATGGGCCCTTGACATGTTTCTCGGGGTGGACATTCATGGCACATCGCTGGGTATTCTCGGCATGGGTCGTATCGGGCGCGCGGTGGCGCAGCGGGCCCGCGGCTTCGGTATGACGGTGAGGTATCACGATCGCGGGCCTATCGCGTTGGCAGACGAAGGCGGTGCGCAGTTTTGCAGTAAGGAGGAACTGCTGGGCATGTCGGACCATCTGATCATCACGATGCCGTATGGCCCGGCAGCGCATCATACGATCGGGCAGCGTGAGCTTGCGTTGATGAAGCCGACGGCCACACTCATCAACATCTCTCGTGGCGGTCTGGTCGACGAAGACGCGCTCGCCGATGCGCTAGCCGAGAACCGGCTGGCAGGAGCCGGCCTCGACGTATTCGAACGAGAGCCCTTCGTCTGTCCGAGGTTGCTTGCCAACGCGAAGGTGGTCGCCACACCTCATATCGCGAGCGCAAGTCTGAAGACGCGCCTTGCGATGGCCGATCTCGCCGCCGACAACCTGATCGCCGCCTTGGGGTACGGAGCGTGTGCCGGCCAGCCTCCGTCACCATTGAACCCGGAGGTGTTGCGCGGCTGATTGAGGGCGGGCGTCCAACGGGTGCCCGGTGCTCCATGCGTTAGAATGCGTCACTGGAAACATCCAGACGGATCATTCGAGGACGGATCCTGTGGCGCACACCGGGCAGACAAAAACGAAACGCTCGCGCTCCGAAGTGATGGACGCGATACGAAATGCAGCGATCGCGGAGTTCGCGCTGCATGGGCTGAAGGGGGCATCGACCCAGGGCATCGCTGAGCGTGCAGGCTTATCGAAGCCACAACTCCATTACTACATCGAGAGTAAGGAAGACCTGTACGAAAAAATTCTTCAGCACGTGGTCGAGGAATGGACTCGTGTGTTTTCGTTTGGCGAAGTCGACCGCGGTCCCCAGCAGGTCCTGTCCGATTACATTCGCAAGAAGCTGGATTTCTCGTTCGACCAGCCGCTCCTGTCTCGTATCTTCGCCAACGAGATGATGCGTGGGGCACCCGTCTTAATGCCGATGATGAGCCGTCCACGCATGCGTACCGCTCAGGCGGTTGCATGCATCAATAGCTGGATCGAGGCGGGTCTCATGCGGCCACTCGATCCGATGCTCCTGATGATGAATATCTGGTCTCTGACCCAGCACTTTGCCGACTTTGAATTTCAGGCGCGCTACATGTTGCGCGTGAAAGAGGGGCAGCCGCTCGATCGCGAACACATCGTCGCGGAAGTGACCGCATTCGTCATGCACGGTTGCGGCATCACACGCTCTGCGTAATACACCGCCGTTCCGATTCTTAGGGCGGCGTCACCTTTTCCCAACATCCCTCTTTCGTCGCTAGTCGACACACGCCGCCGCCGATTTCCGCGGCGCGTCAATTCACCCTTTCACGTCTTCCCGCGAGTCACTTGCGCCCGCCGCGATTCTTCTGATGATTCAACGCGGCAGGACTTGCTGCGCCGCACGATTATTTCATTTGGCATCCTACCCAAAAGACATTGCAGCCAAAAACAATGTCAACCGGAAAATAAATGACCATATGGTTTGACCGATTGGTCAAATCGTCTATCATGATTTCGAAGCCAGTCGTTGCAGCACAGATCTGAGCCAGCGGGAGCCCTCGCTTCAACCGGCTCGCGAAACCAGGCATTCGGTGAATGCCGAGAAAAGAGGAGCAGGAGATGTCGTCGATCACCAAGCGTTTTTGGGCCGAATACACGAGCAAGGAGTTCTCCCGTCTTGACCGCGAGCGGCTGATCGCGGTGCTGCCGGTCGCCGCCATCGAGCAGCATGGGCCGCATCTGCCTATGTCTGTGGATACCACGACGATCGATGGACTCGTCGAAGCGATCATTCCGCGTCTGTCCGGCGAGTTGCCGGTGGTGTTTCTGCCGACTCAAAGCATCGGCAAGAGCAATGAACACGCTCGCTATCCTGGCACCTTGACTTTTTCAGCCGAGACCTTGATTCGCATGTGGAGCGAGATCGGTGCCTGCGTCGCAGCGGCCGGCGTGAAGAAACTAGTGCTGTTCAACAGTCATGGCGGACAGGGGGCCGTGATGGATATCGTCGCGCGCGATCTGCGTCAACGTTTCGGGATGATGGTCGTCGCGTCGAACTGGTACACGCTCGGCATGCCCGACGCGCTCTTCAATGACGAGGAAATGAAACACGGGATCCACGCGGGCGACGTCGAAACGTCGATCCTGCTCGCCATGCGGCCGGAGCTTGTTGCGATGGACGAAGCGCGCCACTTCGTTTCGCTCACGAAGGAAATGAGCGAGCGCTACCGCTATCTGTCAATTGGCGCGAGCGGCAAGCTCGGATGGCAGACGCACGATCTGAATCCCGCCGGAGCCTGCGGCAACGCCGCGGCCGCGACCGCGGACAAAGGACGACGTGTGATCGATCACGTCGTCACCCAGTTTATCGAGTTGCTGCGTGAAGTCGACGACGCGCCGCTCGCATGGCTGGAAAACGAACCCGAGTGGCATTGAACGGCTCTTTCAACTGATCGGTGACGGCATGGAGACAAGCATGACGCAGGCCCCGTTAGTTCATCTAAGGGACGTACACAAAAAATATTCGAACGGCACGATCGCGCTTAACGGCATGTCGCTCGAGGTGGGAAGTCACGAATTTATCAGTTTTCTCGGACCGTCTGGCTGTGGCAAGAGCACGGCGCTGCGGATGATCGCGGGGCTGTCGTCGATCTCTGGCGGCACGATCGAATGGACCGCGAAAACCGGGATTGAAGATGCACGTACGCATGACATCAGCTTTGTTTTCCAGGAGCCAACGCTGATGCCCTGGTCGTCGGTATTTGAGAATGTCTACCTGCCTCTGAAGCTGCGAGGCGAATCGCGGGAGCGTGCACGTCCCAGGGTCGAGGAAGCGCTGGCAATGGTCGGACTGTCGCGTTTTGCGAATGTCTATCCGCGTGAACTGTCGGGCGGCATGAAGATGCGGGTCTCAATTGCGCGGGCGATGGTGACGCGTCCGCGTCTGCTGTTGATGGATGAGCCTTTCGCGGCTCTCGACGAAATGACCCGCATCAAACTGAACAACGATTTGCTCAAGCTTTGGCAAGAGCACAAGTTCACAGTGATCTTTGTGACGCACAGCGTCTACGAGTCAGTCTATCTCTCGAATCGCGTGGTGGTGATGGCAAGTCGACCGGGGCGTGTGATCGACGAGATCGCTATTCCGGCGCCCTATCCGCGTGGTGAAGCGTATCGCGAATCAGCGCAGTACACACAGTTATGCCGCGAAACGTCGACTAGCCTGCACCGGGCGATGGACTCGTCCGACATCGATCATTGAATGAGAGAGGAATCGGTATGTCTTCTTCAGTACAAACCTTGAAGGTGGACGTCTCGTCCAATGCGACCGCAATCGCGGATGCAGCCAGGCAGCGCGTACGGCGCGAACGCTTCCTGCGCTGCGCGGTGCCGACCGCCTGGTTGCTTGCCGCAGTGCTGCTCTGGGAAATCCTGGTGCGTGTGAATCACGTGCCTGATTACATCATTCCGGCACCGAGTGTGATTTTGCGCACACTGATTGAGAACTGGGGTTCATTGTCGTTGTCGCTGCTGTTCACATTGAAGCTGACCTTCATGTCGCTTGCGCTTGCGATTGTGGGGGGCGTTGCACTGGCCATGTTGTTCGCGCTCTCGCGTTGGGTTGAGCTTAGCTTCTTTCCGTTTGCAGTCATCTTGCAGGTCACACCTGTCATTGCGATCGCGCCTCTGATTCTGATCTACGTCGACAGTACATTTTCCGCGCTGTTGATTTGTGCATGGATCGTCGCCTTTTTCCCGATCCTGTCGAACACCGTTATCGGTCTCCGAAGCGCCGACCACAATCTGCGTGACTTATTCGGGCTGTACCGGGCGACACCGTGGCAGCGTCTGCGCTATCTGCTTGCTCCGAGTGCGCTGCCGTACTTCCTGGGCGGCTTGAAGATCGCCGGTGGTCTCTCGCTCGTCGGCGCCATCGTGGCCGAGTTCACGGCAGGCGCGGCTGGCCGTCAAACGGGTTTGGCGTCGCGCATCCTGGAAGCGACGTTTAGAAACGAGATCCCGAAGATGTTTGCCGCTCTCCTGCTTGTCTCGCTGTGCGGCATCAGTATCTTTTTGCTCTTCAATTGGCTTTCCAAGGCGGTGCTTAGAGGCTGGCACGAGAGCGAAATCGATCGTGACGCATGAAGCAGAACCGACATTCGGCATCAAGGATAGAAGATATGAACAACAGAGACATTGATTGGGTCCGGTTTGCCGGTGAGTTGAATGGAATCCGGACGATCGCAAGCGGAGGCCAATTGCGTGGGCGATCACGTGATTTCTCGTGGTATAGCCCAATTCTCAATGCGCAATTGAAGGACTGCGTTGCAGATCTGGTTGTCTTTCCGCGTAATGAAGAGGAGGTAATCCGCATCGCGGCGGCGGTGTCGCGCCGGGGGGTGCCCCTAACCATACGCGGCGGCGGCACCGGCAACTATGGCCAGTGCGTGCCGCTGCAGGGTGGCGTCGTGATGGACATGACGGAACTGAAAGCAGTGCGGGAGATTCGGCCCGGTTCGGTACGCGTTGAGGCGGGTGCGCGGATCGGTGAATTGCAGGAAGCGGTCAGGGCATCCGGCCAGGACCTGCTGATGTTTCCCTCCACATTGCGCGTCGCGACAATAGGAGGGTTCATTGCAGGCGGCTATGCCGGTGTCGGTTCCATCCGGCATGGCATTCTCAAGGACACGGACAACGTCCGCTGCATTCGTGTCGTTACTGTGGAGGAGATACCGCGCGTTGTCGAACTGCGTGGTGCCGATATTCAGAAGGTGCATCACGCGTTCGGCACGAACGGCATCATCACCGAGCTCGAACTGACACTGAAGCCGGCGCTCGACTGGTTGCACACGATCACGCTATTCGAGCATTACGGCGATGCATTGCGCTTCTGCAAGGCGGCCAGCACGCCGGAACTCGATCTGTTTCTGCTGACGTCGGTGGAGAAGGGTTTCGCACCGTTTTATGAACACCTGGGCGAACGCTTTCCGGACGACCGTAACGCTGTGTTTGCGATGGTCAGCCCGGCATCGATCGATCAGTACCGTAGCTTGGCGACCTCCCATGGTGGGATGGAATCGCTCAGCATGAATGCGGATGAACTCGAAGCGAGCGAACTTCCGCCTGCGTATGAATGCGCGTACAACCATACGACGCTGCAGGCTCTGAAGATCGACAAGCAGTGGACCTATCTTCAGATTGCTCATCCGCAACCGTTCGACGTTGAGCTTTGCGAGCAACTCGCGCAGCGATTCGGTGACGAAATTTACTGGCACCACGAGTTTGCGAAGCAGTTCGGCGAGTACCAGGTGTTCGGCATTCCGTTGGTACGTTTTACCACCGCCGAGCGTCAGTACGAAATCATGCGCATCTTCGAATCACTCGGCTGTGCAACCTTCGACCCTCATGTCGTCACGATTGAGGACGGCGGTATGAAAGAAATCGATCTGTCGCAAATCGACTTCAAGCGGCAGGCGGATCCGAAAGGCTTGCTTAATCCCGGAAAGATGCGCGGCTGGGAGACGGTCGTGGCCGAATAGGGAATCGAGCGTCGACAACGTTTTCGTGATCCTACGATATGGAGCAGAACCCATGAAAAATATTGTACGGGCAGTTCTATTTGCCGCCGGACTTGCCGCGACCGCACTCATGGCGTGCGGGCCGACTTGCGCCTCAGCCGAGGACAAAGTGATCCTTGGCACCGACTGGAAAGCTCAGGCTGGTCACGGCGGCTTTTACCAGGCACTCGCCGACGGAACCTACAAGAAGTATGGGCTCGATGTCGAGATTCGAGAAGGCGGTCCACAGGTGAACAACCGTCCCATGCTGTCCGCCGGCAAGATCGATTTTCTGATTGCCGGAAATTTGCTGCTGTCTTTTGACAATGTGAAGAACCATGTTCCGACGGTGGTGGTGGCGGCCGTCAATCAGAAGGATCCGCAAGCGTTGATGGCGCATGAAGGGGCCGGATTTAACACGTTCGCCGACTTGAAGAAAGCCAAGGTCATTCTGGTTTCGAAAGACGGGCAATTCAGCTTCTGGCAATGGATGGTTGCGGAAAAGGGCTTTAAGGACGAGCAATTGCGTCCTTACAACTACAGCATCGCGCAGTTTCTCGCGGAACCAGGCGCGGTGCAGCAGGCGTACGCGACAGCGGAACCACTTTACGCCGAAAATGCGGGCGTCAAGACACGTACATTCCTGCTGGCCGACGAGGGCTGGAATACCTACTCGTCGACGATCGAAACACGTTGGGACATGGTGAAGAACAAGCCCGACGTCGTGCGCCGCTTCATCGATGCGTCGATTATCGGTTGGTACAACTTTCTCTACGGGGACCACAGCGGCGCTTACGGGCTGATCGAAAAAGAGAATCCCGAAATGACCCAGGCGAAGCTCGATGCGGAGGTCGCGAAGATCCGACAGCTTGGACTGATCGATTCCGGCGATGCGTTGACGAAGGGTATCGGAGCAATCGATACCGATCGCGTGAAGAGTTTCTACGACAAGATGGTCAAGGCTGGTCTCTACAAAGCGCAGGACGTCGACATCAGTAAGGTCGCAACTAACCAGTTTGTCGACAAAGGAGTCGGTCTGGATTTGCGCAAGAAACTGGTCGGTCAAAGCGTTGCTTCGGCAAACGCGCGCTAACGGAGAAAGACGTATGAGTTCGACAATTGCAAAGCCGCTTGCAAAGTATGCGCCGTACAAGCGCAAAGGCAACCTCATCTTTCTGTCCGGCATCATCGCTGTCGATCCTGAAGCAGGGAAGATCGTACAGGGCTACGGCGACGTTCCTCACGACGTGCGTGAAAAGATCGGAAAGACCGGGGAGTTCTCCGTCGATATCAAGGAGGGTCAGATTCGGGCGCAGTCCTGGTATGTGCTCGACCGTATTCGCGCGACGATCGAATCGGCAGGCGGCAGCATGGCTGATGTATTCAAGCTTGTGCAGTATTTTCGCGACCTTCGTGACTACCCGAGCTACAACCGGATCCGGGGGATGTTCTTTGATGGCGATCCTCCGGTGTCCACGGTGGTGCAGGTGTCGGCCATGCTGCCGGACGAGTCGATTCTGGTCGAGGTCGAAGCTACTGCGTGGCTGCCGGAATAATGGAGGCAAGGATGGAGAGCACCCTGCAGGTACGAGTCGCGGAAGTGATCGAAGAGACCGCCGAAATACGTCGTTTTGAACTCGTGGCAGAAGGAGGCGGGGAGCTCCCCGCCTTCGAGGCAGGCGCACATATCGACGTGTATGCGGGCAG containing:
- the mdeB gene encoding alpha-ketoglutarate dehydrogenase, whose amino-acid sequence is MTNLALPPQFALPQTAAPVDDDPQETLEWLEALEAVVAHCGQERGLFLLRKLLDAAPLLGLTTTVPSNTPYANTISVERQRPYPGNLKIEERITAIVRWNALAMVVRANKAYGELGGHISSYASAADLFELGFNHFFRAKSTVGGSNQGSDLVYFQPHSAPGVYARAFLEGRLSEQQLENFRRETGGKGLCSYPHPWLMPDFWQFPTGSMGLGPIQSVYQARFMRYLQHRGLAQTGERHVWGVFGDGEMDEPESIGAIPLAAREKLDNLTFVINCNLQRLDGPVRGNGQIVQELEALFRGAGWNVIKVLWGSAWDPIFARDHSGALLRAFASTMDGQYQTYKAKDGQYGLDHFFGQNDALKSLVTHMTPGDVAALNRGGHDLRKLYAAFDAARKHKGQPTVILAKTIKGYGMGRAGEAQNTTHQQKKLDVEALKEFRDRFQLGLTDDDLEHMRFYKPADDSEEMRYLHERREALGGYLPARQKRAEAVAVPPLAQHAQFALAASDKEMSTTMAMVRMLTTLLKDKVLGPRIVPIVADEARTFGMASLFRQVGIYSSQGQLYEPEDAGSILYYREDVSGQILEEGITEAGAMSSWIAAGTSYSTHGTAMLPLYIYYSMFGFQRIGDLIWAAADQRARGFLVGATAGRTTLSGEGLQHQDGTSHVMAATIPNCRAYDPAYAYELAVIVDDGMRRMMERQEDVFYYLTVMNENYAQPTMPEGVEEDIVRGMYRLASVQPAQSRGKVRLLGSGTILREVEAAAQLLADDWQIESEVFSVTSFSELERDARETARQRLHHPDAITPRAHLETMLAGKEPVIAATDYVRAYPQLIAPYLAAPFSVLGTDGFGRSDNRASLRRFFEVDRAYICVTSLRALADQGLLPASVVSDALIRYGMDANKPNPATV
- a CDS encoding 2-hydroxyacid dehydrogenase is translated as MKEKILITRKVFPSVVGRLREHFDVEINDADHIYAPKELRVRLQGKVGALVSATEIIDAPLVQDCSTLRAVANIAVGYNNLDLAALSAAGVVATNTPDVLTETTADFGWALLMATARRTGEAERWLRLGLWDKWALDMFLGVDIHGTSLGILGMGRIGRAVAQRARGFGMTVRYHDRGPIALADEGGAQFCSKEELLGMSDHLIITMPYGPAAHHTIGQRELALMKPTATLINISRGGLVDEDALADALAENRLAGAGLDVFEREPFVCPRLLANAKVVATPHIASASLKTRLAMADLAADNLIAALGYGACAGQPPSPLNPEVLRG
- a CDS encoding TetR/AcrR family transcriptional regulator, whose amino-acid sequence is MDAIRNAAIAEFALHGLKGASTQGIAERAGLSKPQLHYYIESKEDLYEKILQHVVEEWTRVFSFGEVDRGPQQVLSDYIRKKLDFSFDQPLLSRIFANEMMRGAPVLMPMMSRPRMRTAQAVACINSWIEAGLMRPLDPMLLMMNIWSLTQHFADFEFQARYMLRVKEGQPLDREHIVAEVTAFVMHGCGITRSA
- a CDS encoding creatininase family protein; this translates as MSSITKRFWAEYTSKEFSRLDRERLIAVLPVAAIEQHGPHLPMSVDTTTIDGLVEAIIPRLSGELPVVFLPTQSIGKSNEHARYPGTLTFSAETLIRMWSEIGACVAAAGVKKLVLFNSHGGQGAVMDIVARDLRQRFGMMVVASNWYTLGMPDALFNDEEMKHGIHAGDVETSILLAMRPELVAMDEARHFVSLTKEMSERYRYLSIGASGKLGWQTHDLNPAGACGNAAAATADKGRRVIDHVVTQFIELLREVDDAPLAWLENEPEWH
- a CDS encoding ABC transporter ATP-binding protein; the encoded protein is METSMTQAPLVHLRDVHKKYSNGTIALNGMSLEVGSHEFISFLGPSGCGKSTALRMIAGLSSISGGTIEWTAKTGIEDARTHDISFVFQEPTLMPWSSVFENVYLPLKLRGESRERARPRVEEALAMVGLSRFANVYPRELSGGMKMRVSIARAMVTRPRLLLMDEPFAALDEMTRIKLNNDLLKLWQEHKFTVIFVTHSVYESVYLSNRVVVMASRPGRVIDEIAIPAPYPRGEAYRESAQYTQLCRETSTSLHRAMDSSDIDH
- a CDS encoding ABC transporter permease, with translation MSSSVQTLKVDVSSNATAIADAARQRVRRERFLRCAVPTAWLLAAVLLWEILVRVNHVPDYIIPAPSVILRTLIENWGSLSLSLLFTLKLTFMSLALAIVGGVALAMLFALSRWVELSFFPFAVILQVTPVIAIAPLILIYVDSTFSALLICAWIVAFFPILSNTVIGLRSADHNLRDLFGLYRATPWQRLRYLLAPSALPYFLGGLKIAGGLSLVGAIVAEFTAGAAGRQTGLASRILEATFRNEIPKMFAALLLVSLCGISIFLLFNWLSKAVLRGWHESEIDRDA
- a CDS encoding FAD-binding oxidoreductase translates to MNNRDIDWVRFAGELNGIRTIASGGQLRGRSRDFSWYSPILNAQLKDCVADLVVFPRNEEEVIRIAAAVSRRGVPLTIRGGGTGNYGQCVPLQGGVVMDMTELKAVREIRPGSVRVEAGARIGELQEAVRASGQDLLMFPSTLRVATIGGFIAGGYAGVGSIRHGILKDTDNVRCIRVVTVEEIPRVVELRGADIQKVHHAFGTNGIITELELTLKPALDWLHTITLFEHYGDALRFCKAASTPELDLFLLTSVEKGFAPFYEHLGERFPDDRNAVFAMVSPASIDQYRSLATSHGGMESLSMNADELEASELPPAYECAYNHTTLQALKIDKQWTYLQIAHPQPFDVELCEQLAQRFGDEIYWHHEFAKQFGEYQVFGIPLVRFTTAERQYEIMRIFESLGCATFDPHVVTIEDGGMKEIDLSQIDFKRQADPKGLLNPGKMRGWETVVAE
- a CDS encoding ABC transporter substrate-binding protein produces the protein MKNIVRAVLFAAGLAATALMACGPTCASAEDKVILGTDWKAQAGHGGFYQALADGTYKKYGLDVEIREGGPQVNNRPMLSAGKIDFLIAGNLLLSFDNVKNHVPTVVVAAVNQKDPQALMAHEGAGFNTFADLKKAKVILVSKDGQFSFWQWMVAEKGFKDEQLRPYNYSIAQFLAEPGAVQQAYATAEPLYAENAGVKTRTFLLADEGWNTYSSTIETRWDMVKNKPDVVRRFIDASIIGWYNFLYGDHSGAYGLIEKENPEMTQAKLDAEVAKIRQLGLIDSGDALTKGIGAIDTDRVKSFYDKMVKAGLYKAQDVDISKVATNQFVDKGVGLDLRKKLVGQSVASANAR
- a CDS encoding RidA family protein — encoded protein: MSSTIAKPLAKYAPYKRKGNLIFLSGIIAVDPEAGKIVQGYGDVPHDVREKIGKTGEFSVDIKEGQIRAQSWYVLDRIRATIESAGGSMADVFKLVQYFRDLRDYPSYNRIRGMFFDGDPPVSTVVQVSAMLPDESILVEVEATAWLPE